In one Drosophila pseudoobscura strain MV-25-SWS-2005 chromosome X, UCI_Dpse_MV25, whole genome shotgun sequence genomic region, the following are encoded:
- the Ork1 gene encoding open rectifier potassium channel protein 1 isoform X2 — MSPNRWILLLIFYISYLMLGAAIYYHIEHGEEKVARTEAAEERQEIHAYLVEELSDKNVSTQNEILERITEYCGKPVTDIAKDEHEIPFTWTFYHAFFFAFTVCSTVGYGNISPTTFAGRMIMIVYSVIGIPVNGILFAGLGEYFGRTFEAIYRRYKKYKMSTDMHYVPPQLGLITTVVIALVPGIALFLLLPSWVFTYFENWPYSISLYYSYVTTTTIGFGDYVPTFGPNQPREFGGWFVVYQIFVIIWFIFSLGYLVMIMTFITRFVEREIERSRIIRLVRSRRRRGGGGGGSGPVYTDIDFAYTMPRSASCPDLSMYRVEPAPIPSRKRAFSVCADLAAAQDAAAASGLMIHASSDTELSKLDREKTFETAEAYRQTTDLLAKVVSALATVKPPPAAESEDPALYGGYHGFSDSQILASEWSFSTVNEFSAPPPRRQRARACSDFNIDPPHWKSERPLRALHNEWTWSGDNQQIQEAFNNRYKGHAANGGATSMVHLEPDALEEQLKKAGNTSTPIAGRVKKFSMPDGLRRLFPFQRKRHSQDLERKLSVVSVPEGATALPPRSPLDYYNNTVTAASSQSYLRNGRGPPPPFDSNGSLASGGGLTNLGFHLDDTEQASLPAGAGASGAYQRRPPAAGKRRRESIYTQNPAIAGRRGSMYPPTAAAAALAQMQMRRGSMATSGSGSAAMAAVAARRGSLFPATATASSSSMASMAAPRRSSIFSVTSEKDMNVLEQTTIADLIRALEVVHTHAVLDEQQQAAAAAAGGNRLGSRKQRKMGNAGLDPPQLPPILSLFAGDQTRSLQAAAANRLYARRSTIVGTMSPSGTSRPILEPPPSYTERASGQNPIQNQGAPSTTAALASSTGKFRRRFSVRPTALQIPPGQAPPPGASLIEQATGTGTSPSQSALQRRLSLRPSPLARELSPTSPPGGGSTGTAAADEASATRLLPLPAGTRPSTSSTHSPLSRIVQISQAQRKSSMPTAGPGAGSGPGGEK, encoded by the exons ATGTCGCCCAATCGATGGATACTCCTGCTGATCTTCTACATTTCGTATCTGATGCTCGGCGCTGCCATCTACTATCACATCGAGCACGGTGAGGAGAAGGTGGCGCGGACTGAGGCCGCCGAAGAGCGCCAGGAGATCCATG CATATCTGGTGGAAGAGCTCTCGGATAAGAATGTGAGCACACAGAACGAGATACTCGAACGGATAACGGAGTACTGCGGCAAGCCGGTGACGGATATCGCGAAGGATGAGCACGAGATCCCCTTCACGTGGACCTTCTACCATGCCTTCTTCTTTGCCTTCACCGTCTGCTCGACGGTGGGCTACGGCAACATATCGCCGACCACATTTGCGGGTCGTATGATCATGATTGTGTACTCGGTGATCGGTATACCCGTCAATGGCATACTCTTTGCCGGCCTGGGCGAGTACTTTGGGCGAACG TTCGAGGCCATCTATCGAAGGTACAAGAAGTACAAGATGAGCACGGACATGCACTATGTGCCGCCGCAACTGGGGCTCATTACCACCGTGGTGATCGCTCTGGTGCCGGGCATAGccctgttcctgctgctgccctcgtGGGTGTTCACATACTTCGAGAACTGGCCCTACTCCATCTCGCTGTACTACAGCTATGTGACGACCACAACCATTGGGTTTGGCGACTACGTGCCCACATTTGGGCCCAATCAG CCGCGTGAGTTTGGCGGCTGGTTTGTGGTCTATCAGATCTTTGTCATCATTTGGTTTATCTTCTCGCTGGGATATCTGGTCATGATCATGACATTCATCACGCG TTTTGTCGAAAGGGAAATAGAGAGAAGCCGAATAATAAGATTAGTAAGATCCAGAAGGAGaagaggaggtggaggtggagggtCAGGC CCTGTCTACACGGACATCGATTTTGCATATACCATGCCGCGCTCCGCTTCCTGTCCGGATCTGAGCATGTACCGTGTGGAACCAGCACCGATACCGAGCCGCAAGCGAGCCTTCTCCGTGTGCGCCGATTTGGCCGCAGCCCAGGATGCGGCAGCGGCTTCGGGACTAATGATCCACGCCAGCTCCGACACGGAGCTGAGCAAGCTGGATCGGGAGAAGACATTCGAGACGGCGGAGGCATATCGCCAGACGACGGATCTGCTGGCAAAGGTGGTCAGTGCTCTGGCGACTGTGAAGCCGCCGCCGGCAGCGGAATCGGAGGACCCGGCGCTCTATGGGGGCTACCATGGCTTCTCTGACTCACAGATCCTGGCCAGCGAATGGTCCTTCTCGACGGTGAATGAGTTCTCGGCCCCGCCACCCCGTCGCCAGCGGGCCCGCGCCTGTTCCGACTTCAACATCGATCCGCCGCACTGGAAGAGCGAGCGTCCGCTGCGGGCCTTGCACAACGAGTGGACCTGGAGCGGGGACAACCAGCAGATTCAGGAGGCCTTCAACAATCGCTACAAGGGCCATGCCGCCAACGGCGGAGCCACCTCCATGGTCCACCTGGAGCCGGATGCCCTGGAGGAGCAGCTCAAGAAGGCGGGCAACACCTCGACTCCCATTGCCGGGCGCGTCAAGAAGTTCTCGATGCCGGATGGCCTACGTCGGCTGTTTCCCTTCCAGCGAAAGCGCCACTCCCAGGATCTGGAGCGGAAGCTGTCCGTTGTCTCGGTGCCGGAGGGGGCCACCGCACTGCCGCCCCGCTCTCCACTCGACTACTACAACAACACGGTCACCGCCGCCTCCAGCCAGTCGTATCTGCGCAACGGTCGCGGTCCGCCGCCACCCTTCGATTCAAATGGCAGCCTCGCCTCCGGCGGCGGCCTGACCAACCTGGGCTTCCATCTGGACGACACGGAGCAGGCCTCCCTCCCAGCCGGAGCAGGAGCTAGTGGAGCGTACCAGCGTCGGCCGCCGGCTGCTGGCAAGCGGCGCCGCGAGAGCATCTACACCCAGAATCCCGCCATTGCCGGTCGCCGGGGCAGCATGTATCCACccacagcagcggcggcggcccTGGCCCAGATGCAGATGCGACGCGGCAGCATGGCCACCAGCGGCTCGGGATCTGCGGCAATGGCAGCAGTGGCGGCCCGACGGGGCAGCCTCTtcccggccacggccacggcctcGTCCTCATCGATGGCTTCGATGGCGGCGCCGCGACGCTCAAGCATCTTCTCGGTGACCTCCGAGAAGGATATGAACGTGCTGGAGCAGACCACCATAGCGGATCTCATACGAGCCCTCGAGGTGGTGCACACCCACGCCGTGCtggacgagcagcagcaggcggctgcggcagcagcaggcggcaacaGGCTGGGCAGCCGGAAGCAACGCAAGATGGGCAATGCTGGCCTCGATCCACCCCAGCTGCCGCCcatactctctctctttgccgGCGACCAGACCCGCTCACTGCAGGCGGCCGCCGCCAATCGTCTGTATGCCCGTCGCTCCACCATCGTGGGCACCATGTCGCCGAGTGGCACAAGCCGACCGATTCTGGAGCCACCACCAAGCTACACGGAGCGGGCAAGCGGTCAGAATCCGATTCAGAATCAAGGGGCACCCTCAACGACTGCAGCCTTGGCCTCGAGCACGGGCAAGTTCCGGCGCCGCTTCAGTGTCCGGCCCACGGCACTGCAGATACCGCCCGGTCAAGCGCCGCCACCCGGCGCCAGCCTGATCGAGCAGGCAACGGGCACGGGCACCAGCCCCTCGCAGTCCGCACTGCAGCGCCGCCTCTCGCTGCGTCCCTCGCCGCTGGCCCGTGAACTGTCGCCCACCTCGCCCCCAGGAGGAGGATCTACCGGTACCGCTGCGGCGGACGAGGCCTCAGCCACACGACTGCTGCCCCTGCCGGCGGGGACAAggcccagcaccagcagcacccacTCACCGTTGTCGAGAATCGTGCAGATATCGCAGGCGCAGCGTAAGAGCAGCATGCCCACCGCGGGACCTGGAGCGGGCTCGGGCCCTGGGGGAGAGAAGTAG
- the LOC26533299 gene encoding E3 ubiquitin-protein ligase RNF125-like, translated as MENFQNTVSNNTSQSSPNVSVSFAIIGVDNSQEEVETSNISSASSNTHDPSSPMRKRNDENEPSEGAYKCPVCLEIVCDREPLLTKCGHVFCRQCIETAIRSSHKCPRCNMEQGIHDTMRIYL; from the exons ATGGAGAACTTTCAAAATACTGTGAGCAACAATACTTCCCAATCTAGCCCGAATGTTTCCGTGTCATTCGCCATCATCGGGGTAGATAATTCCCAGGAGGAAGTTGAAACAT CCAATATTAGTTCTGCTAGCTCCAATACCCATGACCCTTCGAGTCCGATGCGCAAGCGCAACGACGAAAACGAGCCTTCGGAAGGGGCTTACAAGTGCCCGGTTTGTCTGGAAATCGTATGCGACCGGGAGCCATTGTTGACAAAATGTGGACACGTTTTTTGTCGCCAATGCATCGAAACCGCCATACGCTCCTCTCACAAGTGCCCAAGGTGTAACATGGAACAGGGCATACACGATACAATGCGCATTTATTTGTAA
- the LOC6901376 gene encoding uncharacterized protein, whose amino-acid sequence MEFISETKAKIRLATLPKWHERVEEQKLKLKQKQKQKQKPKMQEMGLFSRQMEYYAWKHRASIECFSISEDDQLPWGRKKSKDDAIKRWVISQEKYVPLRSNEMPRYETLDKSQSEDVAQESHSETSSFGDYINISSKICVRKLSDLKLGDFKATLNVPKISGDSPHFGKPVEYLSTLASPSSHR is encoded by the exons ATGGAGTTT ATTTCTGAGACTAAGGCTAAGATACGCCTCGCCACTCTCCCTAAATGGCACGAGCGCGTGGAGGAacagaagctgaagctgaagcagaagcagaagcagaagcagaagcctAAAATGCAAGAAATGGGGCTTTTTAGCCGCCAAATGGAATATTATGCCTGGAAGCATCGTGCTTCCATTGAATGCTTCTCGATTTCGGAGGATGATCAGTTACCGTGGGGAAGGAAGAAATCGAAGGACGATGCTATTAAACGCTGGGTGATTTCGCAGGAGAAATACGTCCCGCTGAGGTCGAATGAGATGCCCCGCTATGAGACACTCGACAAATCCCAAAGTGAAGATGTGGCACAGGAAAGTCATTCGGAAACTTCGTCCTTTGGAGACTATATCAACATATCTTCGAAGATCTGTGTCCGCAAGCTGAGTGACCTTAAGTTGGGTGACTTCAAAGCCACTTTGAATGTACCAAAA ATTAGTGGGGATTCTCCCCATTTCGGCAAGCCTGTGGAGTATTTGTCCACTCTTGCGTCACCTTCGTCCCATCGCTAA
- the LOC4815298 gene encoding uncharacterized protein has translation MVILTEQLVEAKSKVSDIRYAIRLNAWGSDLHDISILLRMPRLEVLALSLNKIRSLSSLQNCHRLKEVYLRRNEIQSFEELKHLRNAQGLRSLWMDENPCSEAAGANYRACVLRMLPQVTKLDDVEVCESELKAALQNVPYPSPKSTIRAPVPQSVSNPKGIAARASREAFEREHQRGAPSSVAGINGARGRPQAPARLYPMTPFRETSEEDEDEIMLPIASPRERIRFGTASALPGNVRELSQRVIPAENPSGNWLSTEFEDPRPHSLPAVQSVPSFSVPRCRTVTTAAGPGAFFVAQSRQGAHEPFGRRLAAMAEFSRSTPNEPDYDMLESGTSEAIHGSPGIAYSGMRRLRTNSNLLSSALCLIREMDITSLEDLSHAISEIVQERSRIS, from the coding sequence ATGGTAATCCTCACTGAGCAACTGGTAGAGGCAAAGTCAAAGGTCTCCGACATTCGCTATGCCATCCGTCTGAATGCTTGGGGAAGCGATCTGCACGATATATCGATCCTTCTGCGAATGCCACGATTAGAGGTGTTGGCTCTCAGTCTGAACAAGATCCGTAGTTTGTCGAGTCTTCAGAACTGCCACCGACTCAAGGAGGTATACCTGCGACGCAACGAAATACAAAGCTTCGAAGAACTGAAACACCTGCGCAATGCCCAGGGCCTGAGAAGCCTCTGGATGGACGAGAACCCCTGCTCGGAAGCCGCAGGAGCCAACTATCGAGCCTGCGTGCTGCGCATGCTGCCCCAAGTCACAAAATTGGACGACGTTGAGGTGTGCGAGAGTGAGCTGAAGGCGGCCCTCCAGAACGTGCCATATCCGTCGCCAAAGAGTACAATCCGAGCCCCGGTACCACAGTCGGTTTCCAATCCTAAGGGAATCGCTGCTAGAGCATCTCGCGAGGCCTTCGAGAGGGAACATCAACGTGGTGCACCCAGTTCAGTAGCTGGAATAAACGGGGCCCGAGGCAGACCACAAGCCCCAGCCAGACTGTACCCAATGACCCCATTCAGAGAAACTTCCgaagaagacgaagacgaaatCATGCTACCTATTGCTTCCCCACGGGAACGGATACGATTTGGGACTGCCAGTGCCCTTCCCGGCAACGTCCGTGAACTAAGCCAGCGCGTGATCCCTGCCGAAAATCCCTCCGGTAACTGGTTGTCTACGGAATTTGAAGACCCGCGGCCGCATTCCTTGCCAGCCGTACAGTCTGTTCCAAGTTTCAGCGTACCGCGATGCAGAACTGTAACCACAGCTGCCGGCCCAGGAGCGTTCTTCGTCGCCCAGTCGCGGCAGGGAGCCCACGAACCGTTTGGCCGTCGCCTTGCAGCCATGGCTGAGTTTTCCAGATCCACGCCGAATGAGCCCGACTACGACATGCTGGAATCTGGGACATCCGAGGCTATCCATGGCTCGCCCGGGATCGCCTATTCGGGGATGCGTCGTTTGCGTACCAATTCAAATCTTCTATCGTCGGCCTTGTGCCTGATTCGAGAGATGGACATCACCAGTCTGGAGGACCTCAGTCATGCCATCAGTGAGATAGTGCAGGAGCGGTCTCGTATCTCCTAG
- the Ork1 gene encoding open rectifier potassium channel protein 1 isoform X1 produces the protein MSPNRWILLLIFYISYLMLGAAIYYHIEHGEEKVARTEAAEERQEIHAYLVEELSDKNVSTQNEILERITEYCGKPVTDIAKDEHEIPFTWTFYHAFFFAFTVCSTVGYGNISPTTFAGRMIMIVYSVIGIPVNGILFAGLGEYFGRTFEAIYRRYKKYKMSTDMHYVPPQLGLITTVVIALVPGIALFLLLPSWVFTYFENWPYSISLYYSYVTTTTIGFGDYVPTFGPNQPREFGGWFVVYQIFVIIWFIFSLGYLVMIMTFITRGLQSQKLAHLEQQLSSNLKATQNRIWTGVTKDVGYLRRMLNELYILKVKPVYTDIDFAYTMPRSASCPDLSMYRVEPAPIPSRKRAFSVCADLAAAQDAAAASGLMIHASSDTELSKLDREKTFETAEAYRQTTDLLAKVVSALATVKPPPAAESEDPALYGGYHGFSDSQILASEWSFSTVNEFSAPPPRRQRARACSDFNIDPPHWKSERPLRALHNEWTWSGDNQQIQEAFNNRYKGHAANGGATSMVHLEPDALEEQLKKAGNTSTPIAGRVKKFSMPDGLRRLFPFQRKRHSQDLERKLSVVSVPEGATALPPRSPLDYYNNTVTAASSQSYLRNGRGPPPPFDSNGSLASGGGLTNLGFHLDDTEQASLPAGAGASGAYQRRPPAAGKRRRESIYTQNPAIAGRRGSMYPPTAAAAALAQMQMRRGSMATSGSGSAAMAAVAARRGSLFPATATASSSSMASMAAPRRSSIFSVTSEKDMNVLEQTTIADLIRALEVVHTHAVLDEQQQAAAAAAGGNRLGSRKQRKMGNAGLDPPQLPPILSLFAGDQTRSLQAAAANRLYARRSTIVGTMSPSGTSRPILEPPPSYTERASGQNPIQNQGAPSTTAALASSTGKFRRRFSVRPTALQIPPGQAPPPGASLIEQATGTGTSPSQSALQRRLSLRPSPLARELSPTSPPGGGSTGTAAADEASATRLLPLPAGTRPSTSSTHSPLSRIVQISQAQRKSSMPTAGPGAGSGPGGEK, from the exons ATGTCGCCCAATCGATGGATACTCCTGCTGATCTTCTACATTTCGTATCTGATGCTCGGCGCTGCCATCTACTATCACATCGAGCACGGTGAGGAGAAGGTGGCGCGGACTGAGGCCGCCGAAGAGCGCCAGGAGATCCATG CATATCTGGTGGAAGAGCTCTCGGATAAGAATGTGAGCACACAGAACGAGATACTCGAACGGATAACGGAGTACTGCGGCAAGCCGGTGACGGATATCGCGAAGGATGAGCACGAGATCCCCTTCACGTGGACCTTCTACCATGCCTTCTTCTTTGCCTTCACCGTCTGCTCGACGGTGGGCTACGGCAACATATCGCCGACCACATTTGCGGGTCGTATGATCATGATTGTGTACTCGGTGATCGGTATACCCGTCAATGGCATACTCTTTGCCGGCCTGGGCGAGTACTTTGGGCGAACG TTCGAGGCCATCTATCGAAGGTACAAGAAGTACAAGATGAGCACGGACATGCACTATGTGCCGCCGCAACTGGGGCTCATTACCACCGTGGTGATCGCTCTGGTGCCGGGCATAGccctgttcctgctgctgccctcgtGGGTGTTCACATACTTCGAGAACTGGCCCTACTCCATCTCGCTGTACTACAGCTATGTGACGACCACAACCATTGGGTTTGGCGACTACGTGCCCACATTTGGGCCCAATCAG CCGCGTGAGTTTGGCGGCTGGTTTGTGGTCTATCAGATCTTTGTCATCATTTGGTTTATCTTCTCGCTGGGATATCTGGTCATGATCATGACATTCATCACGCG AGGTCTGCAGAGCCAGAAGCTGGCGCatctggagcagcagctgtccTCCAATCTGAAGGCCACGCAGAACCGCATCTGGACGGGCGTCACCAAGGATGTTGGCTACCTCAGGCGCATGCTCAACGAGCTCTATATCCTCAAAGTGAAG CCTGTCTACACGGACATCGATTTTGCATATACCATGCCGCGCTCCGCTTCCTGTCCGGATCTGAGCATGTACCGTGTGGAACCAGCACCGATACCGAGCCGCAAGCGAGCCTTCTCCGTGTGCGCCGATTTGGCCGCAGCCCAGGATGCGGCAGCGGCTTCGGGACTAATGATCCACGCCAGCTCCGACACGGAGCTGAGCAAGCTGGATCGGGAGAAGACATTCGAGACGGCGGAGGCATATCGCCAGACGACGGATCTGCTGGCAAAGGTGGTCAGTGCTCTGGCGACTGTGAAGCCGCCGCCGGCAGCGGAATCGGAGGACCCGGCGCTCTATGGGGGCTACCATGGCTTCTCTGACTCACAGATCCTGGCCAGCGAATGGTCCTTCTCGACGGTGAATGAGTTCTCGGCCCCGCCACCCCGTCGCCAGCGGGCCCGCGCCTGTTCCGACTTCAACATCGATCCGCCGCACTGGAAGAGCGAGCGTCCGCTGCGGGCCTTGCACAACGAGTGGACCTGGAGCGGGGACAACCAGCAGATTCAGGAGGCCTTCAACAATCGCTACAAGGGCCATGCCGCCAACGGCGGAGCCACCTCCATGGTCCACCTGGAGCCGGATGCCCTGGAGGAGCAGCTCAAGAAGGCGGGCAACACCTCGACTCCCATTGCCGGGCGCGTCAAGAAGTTCTCGATGCCGGATGGCCTACGTCGGCTGTTTCCCTTCCAGCGAAAGCGCCACTCCCAGGATCTGGAGCGGAAGCTGTCCGTTGTCTCGGTGCCGGAGGGGGCCACCGCACTGCCGCCCCGCTCTCCACTCGACTACTACAACAACACGGTCACCGCCGCCTCCAGCCAGTCGTATCTGCGCAACGGTCGCGGTCCGCCGCCACCCTTCGATTCAAATGGCAGCCTCGCCTCCGGCGGCGGCCTGACCAACCTGGGCTTCCATCTGGACGACACGGAGCAGGCCTCCCTCCCAGCCGGAGCAGGAGCTAGTGGAGCGTACCAGCGTCGGCCGCCGGCTGCTGGCAAGCGGCGCCGCGAGAGCATCTACACCCAGAATCCCGCCATTGCCGGTCGCCGGGGCAGCATGTATCCACccacagcagcggcggcggcccTGGCCCAGATGCAGATGCGACGCGGCAGCATGGCCACCAGCGGCTCGGGATCTGCGGCAATGGCAGCAGTGGCGGCCCGACGGGGCAGCCTCTtcccggccacggccacggcctcGTCCTCATCGATGGCTTCGATGGCGGCGCCGCGACGCTCAAGCATCTTCTCGGTGACCTCCGAGAAGGATATGAACGTGCTGGAGCAGACCACCATAGCGGATCTCATACGAGCCCTCGAGGTGGTGCACACCCACGCCGTGCtggacgagcagcagcaggcggctgcggcagcagcaggcggcaacaGGCTGGGCAGCCGGAAGCAACGCAAGATGGGCAATGCTGGCCTCGATCCACCCCAGCTGCCGCCcatactctctctctttgccgGCGACCAGACCCGCTCACTGCAGGCGGCCGCCGCCAATCGTCTGTATGCCCGTCGCTCCACCATCGTGGGCACCATGTCGCCGAGTGGCACAAGCCGACCGATTCTGGAGCCACCACCAAGCTACACGGAGCGGGCAAGCGGTCAGAATCCGATTCAGAATCAAGGGGCACCCTCAACGACTGCAGCCTTGGCCTCGAGCACGGGCAAGTTCCGGCGCCGCTTCAGTGTCCGGCCCACGGCACTGCAGATACCGCCCGGTCAAGCGCCGCCACCCGGCGCCAGCCTGATCGAGCAGGCAACGGGCACGGGCACCAGCCCCTCGCAGTCCGCACTGCAGCGCCGCCTCTCGCTGCGTCCCTCGCCGCTGGCCCGTGAACTGTCGCCCACCTCGCCCCCAGGAGGAGGATCTACCGGTACCGCTGCGGCGGACGAGGCCTCAGCCACACGACTGCTGCCCCTGCCGGCGGGGACAAggcccagcaccagcagcacccacTCACCGTTGTCGAGAATCGTGCAGATATCGCAGGCGCAGCGTAAGAGCAGCATGCCCACCGCGGGACCTGGAGCGGGCTCGGGCCCTGGGGGAGAGAAGTAG